A single region of the Glycine max cultivar Williams 82 chromosome 20, Glycine_max_v4.0, whole genome shotgun sequence genome encodes:
- the LOC100526868 gene encoding uncharacterized protein LOC100526868: MEQTHGNIIISGLSLCLRILLSDIKFINGFLSILFFSLQSLGNWVSRNWKSCGTKKPRSYSSPEPQNHNLNLNFIQHGVRLCKEEVIVVMQKLGMSVERDGDGIEDFGEQEITQMSENEVISVEEVKEAFNVFDENKDGFIDAGELQRVLRCLGLERDFVQCQKMINGIDQNGDELIDHNEFFMLMEQSFC; the protein is encoded by the coding sequence atgGAGCAAACACATGGAAACATAATTATATCTGGATTATCTTTGTGTCTTAGAATTCTCCTTagtgatattaaatttattaatggtttcctctcaattttatttttttctttgcagtCTTTGGGCAATTGGGTCTCACGAAATTGGAAAAGTTGTGGCACCAAGAAGCCTAGGAGTTATTCAAGTCCCGAACCACAAAACcacaatttgaatttgaatttcattcaaCATGGTGTAAGATTGTGCAAAGAAGAGGTGATTGTGGTAATGCAAAAGCTGGGAATGAGTGTTGAGCGAGATGGGGATGGAATAGAGGACTTTGGAGAACAAGAAATTACTCAAATGTCTGAAAATGAGGTTATTAGTGTGGAAGAGGTGAAGGAAGCTTTCAATGTGtttgatgaaaacaaagatgGGTTCATAGATGCTGGTGAGTTGCAAAGGGTGTTGCGTTGTTTGGGTTTGGAGAGAGACTTTGTGCAGTGTCAGAAAATGATTAATGGGATTGATCAAAATGGAGATGAACTAATTGACCACAACGAGTTTTTCATGTTGATGGAACAGAGTTtttgttga